The following are encoded together in the Oceanobacillus zhaokaii genome:
- a CDS encoding Na+/H+ antiporter subunit D, whose product MNNLLVLPMALPVLAGIILIFFRNHIKLQRGISLVVMLSNIGIAIYLLNQIQEKGILRLDFGGWEPPFGILFVADSFSVILVLIASFVAAICLLYAFSSIGKAYENMLFYSFVNFLIAGVNGSFLTGDLFNLYVNFEVMLLASYVLVAMGGKRIQLRESIKYVVTNVLSSWFFLIAIAYLYGSVGTLNMAHISERIAESGQTPLLTGISMVFLTVFALKSGLFLYFWLPGSYSVPQTAVAALFGALLTKVGIYAIIRVFTLFFYHEPDFTHTIIGVLAGLTLIGGSIGAVAFKDIRQIVSYNVVISVGFILVGLAAGTQAALEGSIYYLLHDMIVKALLFLLAGTMIKVAGSARIDEMSGLIRNYPLFGWLFFIVMISLAGIPPLSGFIGKVLIGQGAVETGSYLLLALAFLSSIVVLYSLLRIFLNCFWGETMISFEDEVPMKMGWIIPCVLLTAATLGLGLGAESLAPYVSDAANTLLNPKIYIDAILHDN is encoded by the coding sequence ATGAATAATTTACTTGTATTACCAATGGCTCTCCCTGTTCTCGCCGGAATTATACTCATTTTCTTCCGTAATCACATAAAGCTGCAACGGGGCATAAGTCTTGTGGTGATGCTCTCAAATATAGGTATTGCCATTTATTTGTTAAATCAAATTCAGGAAAAGGGAATCCTTCGTTTAGACTTTGGGGGCTGGGAACCGCCTTTTGGCATTTTATTTGTAGCAGACTCCTTTTCCGTTATTCTTGTATTAATTGCAAGCTTTGTTGCTGCAATTTGTTTACTCTATGCTTTTTCGTCAATTGGCAAAGCATACGAAAATATGCTCTTTTATTCGTTTGTTAACTTTTTAATTGCAGGAGTCAATGGTTCTTTCTTAACAGGGGATCTATTTAATCTATATGTTAACTTCGAAGTGATGCTATTAGCATCCTATGTGTTAGTAGCCATGGGGGGGAAGAGGATTCAATTACGAGAATCCATTAAATATGTAGTAACTAATGTGCTCTCATCTTGGTTCTTCCTAATTGCGATTGCCTATTTATATGGTTCTGTTGGAACGCTTAATATGGCACATATCTCTGAACGAATTGCAGAATCTGGTCAAACGCCTTTATTGACTGGGATAAGCATGGTATTTTTAACCGTGTTTGCTTTGAAGTCCGGGCTCTTCCTTTATTTTTGGCTCCCAGGATCATATAGTGTGCCGCAAACTGCGGTCGCTGCTTTATTTGGTGCATTACTTACAAAAGTAGGGATTTATGCTATTATCCGTGTGTTTACATTATTCTTTTACCATGAACCAGACTTTACTCATACGATTATCGGTGTATTAGCAGGATTAACTTTAATTGGTGGAAGTATTGGAGCTGTTGCATTTAAGGATATTCGACAAATTGTTTCCTATAATGTTGTCATTAGTGTTGGCTTTATTCTAGTAGGATTAGCAGCTGGTACACAAGCTGCATTAGAAGGATCTATCTATTATTTATTACATGATATGATTGTTAAGGCATTACTCTTCTTGCTAGCTGGCACAATGATTAAGGTAGCTGGTTCTGCTCGTATAGATGAAATGAGTGGACTGATTCGAAATTATCCATTATTTGGCTGGTTATTCTTTATTGTTATGATTTCACTTGCCGGTATTCCACCACTAAGTGGGTTTATTGGTAAAGTATTAATTGGACAAGGTGCAGTGGAAACAGGTTCTTATCTACTTCTTGCGCTCGCCTTTTTATCTAGTATTGTGGTACTTTATTCGCTCCTTCGTATTTTCCTTAATTGCTTCTGGGGAGAAACAATGATTAGTTTTGAGGATGAAGTACCAATGAAAATGGGATGGATAATCCCTTGCGTGTTGCTTACCGCAGCGACGCTCGGTTTGGGATTAGGTGCAGAATCGTTAGCACCATATGTTAGTGATGCGGCAAATACCTTATTGAATCCAAAAATATATATTGATGCGATTCTACATGATAATTGA
- a CDS encoding NUDIX hydrolase, producing the protein MNTSEIINKLKDRVPSILGYEQLRKSAVLIPLVEIENETHILFEVRSMNLRSQPGDICFPGGRIDRDDPDPKYSAIRETTEELGLTESTIKDVLPLDYVTMDRGRIIYPFVGRITDLAQMKPNPAEVSEVFMVPLTYFLQTDPERYKVNLQVVPDANFPFDLIVGGENYNWHTHHIEELFYKYESKVIWGLTAKILTHFIELLHEK; encoded by the coding sequence TTGAACACATCAGAAATCATTAATAAATTGAAAGACCGAGTACCATCCATCCTCGGTTATGAGCAACTTCGAAAATCCGCTGTACTTATTCCTTTAGTAGAGATTGAAAATGAAACACATATTTTATTCGAAGTCCGATCGATGAATTTACGCAGTCAGCCTGGTGACATCTGCTTCCCAGGCGGAAGAATAGATCGAGATGATCCCGACCCTAAATATTCTGCAATCCGCGAAACAACAGAGGAGTTAGGATTAACAGAATCAACTATTAAAGATGTTTTACCACTTGATTATGTCACAATGGACCGTGGTAGAATTATCTATCCATTTGTTGGTCGAATTACAGATCTAGCTCAAATGAAGCCGAATCCCGCTGAGGTTAGCGAGGTATTCATGGTACCACTAACCTATTTTCTACAAACAGATCCAGAAAGATATAAAGTAAACCTACAAGTAGTCCCAGATGCGAATTTCCCTTTCGATTTAATTGTTGGCGGAGAAAATTATAACTGGCACACACATCATATCGAAGAGCTTTTTTACAAATATGAAAGCAAAGTTATCTGGGGATTAACTGCGAAGATTTTAACTCATTTTATTGAGCTGCTTCATGAAAAATAG
- a CDS encoding Na+/H+ antiporter subunit A, translating into MISVNVLIIIPFLAAALIPFLNKRISRLHIGWFVLFVPLILFIFLARYIPSIANGSTYLYTVNWIPSYGINFTSYLDGLSLIFGLIITGVGALVILYSIYYLSENESLKHFYAYLMLFMGAMLGVIFSDNIMVLYVFWELTSISSFLLIAFWFQRKRSREGAQKALLITVSGGISMLVGFIMIGSITETFSFREIITIIPDFYEHHLFIPAMLLILLGAFTKSAQFPFHIWLPSAMEAPTPVSAYLHSATMVNAGLYLVARFTPVFGGEVAWFWLVTGIGLVTMFWGSFTAVRQTDLKALLAYSTISQLGMIMSMFGMSSAALNNGYSADSVVYTQAAFAALFHLINHATFKSALFMVVGIIDHGVGTRDIRRLGGLATYMPVTFTIAMIGSFSMAGLPPFNGFLSKEMFFTSVLNIRDLNIFSLETWGTMLPVIAWVASVFTFIYCMIVVFQTFFGKYKEERLEHPAHEAPPGMLIAPVILGVLVIAIFFFPNVLGDYLIVPAMASIFPTFATETDLGVTISAWHGFQPELWMTIGVVVIGTLLYISLKYWKKIYGILPESWSFDSLYNAILETVETSSNKITNFYMTGYLRDYLVYVYLFFIIVVGGTLIYTGALDFSIANNAPIDAIDWVIAITMIIGAVAIIFAKSRLTAILLNGVIGYGVALFFVLLRAPDLALTQTVVETVTTVLFLVAYYFLPEWKKEDSPRRTKSINLLISILVGTIFVIVALAVQNGKLFESISSYFENSYELAGAKNIVNAILSDFRGFDTMLEVVVLLIAGIGIFTLIKFKAGKGEEELENK; encoded by the coding sequence TTGATATCTGTTAATGTACTAATTATTATCCCTTTTTTAGCAGCTGCACTGATTCCTTTCTTAAATAAAAGGATATCAAGATTACATATTGGTTGGTTCGTACTATTCGTTCCCCTCATTTTATTTATATTTCTAGCTCGCTACATTCCAAGTATTGCGAACGGATCAACGTATTTATATACCGTTAATTGGATCCCTTCCTATGGCATTAACTTTACAAGCTATTTAGACGGGCTTAGTTTAATTTTTGGTCTAATTATTACAGGGGTAGGGGCCTTAGTAATTTTATACTCTATTTATTATTTATCTGAGAACGAATCATTGAAGCATTTCTATGCTTATTTAATGTTGTTTATGGGTGCTATGCTTGGTGTCATCTTCTCGGATAATATTATGGTCTTGTATGTATTCTGGGAGTTAACAAGTATTTCCTCCTTCCTGCTGATTGCCTTTTGGTTTCAACGAAAACGATCAAGAGAAGGCGCGCAGAAGGCATTACTTATTACGGTAAGTGGTGGAATTTCGATGCTTGTCGGCTTTATTATGATCGGAAGCATCACGGAGACGTTTAGTTTTCGTGAAATTATCACAATAATCCCAGATTTTTACGAACATCATTTATTCATTCCGGCAATGCTATTGATTCTGCTTGGTGCATTTACGAAGTCAGCTCAATTTCCATTTCATATTTGGCTTCCAAGTGCGATGGAGGCACCAACACCTGTTAGTGCTTACTTACATTCCGCAACAATGGTTAATGCGGGTCTTTACTTAGTTGCCCGTTTTACGCCAGTATTTGGTGGGGAAGTAGCCTGGTTCTGGCTTGTTACTGGAATTGGTCTAGTAACGATGTTCTGGGGCTCCTTTACAGCGGTACGACAAACGGATCTTAAAGCATTGCTAGCCTACTCGACGATTAGTCAGCTAGGTATGATTATGAGTATGTTTGGAATGAGTTCAGCAGCGCTTAATAATGGCTATTCTGCAGATTCGGTTGTCTATACTCAGGCTGCTTTCGCTGCGCTATTCCATCTAATTAATCACGCAACATTTAAGAGTGCGTTATTCATGGTCGTTGGTATCATTGACCATGGTGTAGGAACACGTGATATTCGTCGGCTTGGCGGACTTGCAACATATATGCCAGTCACATTTACAATTGCCATGATTGGCAGCTTCTCGATGGCAGGATTACCACCATTTAATGGTTTCTTAAGTAAGGAAATGTTCTTTACTTCGGTACTCAATATTCGCGATCTTAATATTTTTTCCCTAGAGACCTGGGGCACGATGCTACCAGTAATAGCCTGGGTCGCTAGTGTATTTACCTTTATTTATTGTATGATAGTTGTCTTTCAGACCTTCTTTGGCAAGTATAAAGAAGAAAGGTTAGAACACCCAGCACATGAGGCACCACCTGGGATGCTAATTGCACCTGTCATTCTTGGGGTATTAGTTATAGCGATTTTCTTCTTCCCAAATGTACTAGGGGATTATTTAATTGTTCCAGCAATGGCTAGTATTTTCCCGACGTTTGCAACGGAAACTGATCTTGGCGTTACGATTTCTGCTTGGCATGGGTTTCAACCAGAGTTATGGATGACGATTGGTGTTGTCGTCATTGGGACTTTACTATATATCTCATTAAAGTACTGGAAGAAGATTTACGGGATTCTGCCAGAAAGCTGGTCATTTGATTCGTTATATAACGCTATTCTTGAAACAGTGGAAACAAGCTCGAATAAAATTACAAATTTCTATATGACTGGCTACCTTCGCGATTATCTCGTGTATGTTTATTTATTCTTTATTATCGTCGTTGGCGGTACATTAATCTACACGGGAGCGCTGGACTTTAGCATTGCAAATAATGCACCGATTGATGCCATCGATTGGGTAATTGCAATTACGATGATTATTGGAGCGGTTGCAATCATCTTTGCAAAATCACGTTTGACTGCAATTTTATTAAATGGTGTTATTGGTTATGGTGTGGCTCTTTTCTTTGTCTTATTGCGAGCACCGGATTTAGCGCTGACGCAAACAGTTGTTGAAACAGTCACAACTGTACTCTTCCTTGTAGCCTATTATTTTTTGCCGGAATGGAAGAAAGAGGATTCTCCAAGACGTACGAAGAGCATCAATTTATTAATCTCCATTTTAGTCGGGACAATCTTTGTTATTGTTGCATTAGCGGTTCAAAATGGAAAACTATTTGAGTCAATTTCGAGCTACTTCGAAAATTCTTATGAACTGGCAGGCGCGAAAAATATTGTAAATGCGATTTTAAGTGATTTCCGTGGATTTGATACGATGCTCGAAGTTGTTGTACTCCTTATAGCTGGAATTGGTATCTTTACACTAATTAAATTCAAAGCTGGAAAGGGGGAGGAAGAGCTTGAAAATAAATAA
- a CDS encoding fatty acid desaturase has protein sequence MSKQKQAQLRKSVAPYASSNTKLSIIQLINSIVPFFLLWFFAYQSLNVSIWLSIVFSIVAAGFVVRIFIIFHDCTHMSFFKNSKANRVVGTITGIITHFAFEKWKRNHAIHHATSSNLDKRGTGDVWVMTVDEYTEASFWGRLAYRLYRNPFVLFGLGPIYLFFIENRINRKGAKRKERLNTYLINASIVVIYALLIWAIGWQAFLIIQLPILMIAGSAGIWLFYVQHQFEDSYFENEDEWDYVKAAVDGSSYYKLPKVLEWITGSIGYHHVHHLAPRVPNYNLEKAHESTPPLHQATTITLASSLVSIRFRLYNQASKSFISFKEFKALERNKKKTLRMKASRPSFQEK, from the coding sequence ATGAGTAAACAAAAACAAGCGCAATTAAGAAAAAGCGTTGCACCTTATGCGAGTTCAAATACAAAACTAAGTATTATACAATTAATAAATTCGATTGTTCCGTTCTTTCTTCTATGGTTTTTTGCATATCAGAGTTTAAATGTTTCCATTTGGTTAAGTATTGTATTCTCTATTGTGGCAGCGGGATTTGTCGTGCGCATCTTCATTATTTTTCATGATTGCACACATATGTCTTTTTTCAAGAATAGTAAAGCAAATCGGGTTGTCGGTACGATTACAGGAATCATTACCCATTTTGCCTTTGAGAAATGGAAAAGAAACCATGCGATCCACCATGCTACAAGTAGTAATTTAGATAAACGCGGGACTGGTGATGTATGGGTTATGACGGTTGATGAATATACAGAAGCGTCGTTCTGGGGCAGACTAGCATATCGATTATACCGTAATCCGTTTGTGTTATTTGGTTTAGGACCGATCTATCTTTTCTTTATCGAAAATAGAATCAATCGAAAAGGTGCGAAACGAAAAGAGCGTTTAAACACTTATTTAATAAATGCTTCAATTGTAGTCATTTATGCACTTTTGATATGGGCTATTGGCTGGCAGGCATTCTTAATTATCCAGCTTCCAATCCTCATGATTGCTGGCTCCGCTGGAATATGGTTGTTCTATGTACAGCATCAGTTTGAAGATTCCTATTTTGAGAATGAAGATGAATGGGATTATGTAAAGGCTGCGGTAGATGGCAGCTCTTATTATAAGCTTCCGAAAGTACTCGAGTGGATTACTGGAAGCATTGGTTACCATCATGTCCATCACTTAGCCCCGAGGGTACCAAATTATAATTTGGAGAAAGCCCATGAATCGACGCCACCATTACATCAAGCAACGACAATAACATTAGCTTCAAGCCTAGTATCGATTCGTTTCCGTCTGTATAATCAAGCTAGTAAATCTTTTATTAGCTTTAAAGAATTTAAAGCACTTGAACGTAATAAAAAGAAAACGCTGCGTATGAAGGCAAGCCGCCCGAGCTTCCAAGAGAAATAA
- a CDS encoding phosphoribosylaminoimidazolesuccinocarboxamide synthase, translating to MKQIYTGKTKDVYELEDGNFLLKFKDDVTGENGVFDPGANTVGLSIEGAGRAGLKLTQFFFEILKEKGIPTHYIAADIEEATMTVVPASVFGQGLEVICRYRAVGSFLRRYGKYAEDGQPLDGFVEVTLKDDDRQDPPISKDALHMLGVLTNDEYDTLKTLTQQISQVVKDELAKKDIELYDIKLEFGRDANNHVLLIDEISGGNMRAYKNGEYIEPLELEKMMLQ from the coding sequence GTGAAGCAAATCTATACAGGCAAAACGAAAGATGTATATGAATTAGAGGATGGGAATTTTTTACTTAAATTTAAGGACGACGTAACAGGAGAGAATGGTGTATTTGATCCCGGAGCTAACACCGTTGGACTGTCCATTGAAGGTGCTGGGAGAGCAGGTTTAAAATTGACTCAGTTTTTCTTTGAAATTTTAAAGGAAAAGGGTATTCCGACACACTATATTGCTGCTGATATTGAAGAAGCTACGATGACAGTTGTACCGGCATCCGTATTCGGTCAAGGATTAGAAGTAATCTGCCGTTACCGTGCTGTTGGCAGCTTTTTAAGACGCTATGGTAAATATGCGGAGGATGGTCAACCTTTAGATGGGTTTGTTGAAGTTACATTAAAAGATGATGATCGCCAAGATCCGCCGATTTCAAAGGATGCTTTACATATGCTTGGTGTTCTTACAAATGATGAATATGATACACTTAAAACATTGACACAGCAAATTTCTCAAGTTGTTAAAGATGAACTAGCGAAGAAAGACATTGAATTATATGATATAAAATTAGAATTCGGAAGAGATGCGAACAATCATGTTCTCTTAATCGATGAAATCTCAGGTGGAAATATGCGAGCATATAAGAATGGCGAGTATATTGAACCATTGGAATTGGAAAAAATGATGCTGCAATAA
- a CDS encoding response regulator transcription factor has product MIRIVIAEDQRLLLGALGSLLDLEEDMEVVGKASNGAEALVLVEQQQPDICIMDIEMPVKSGLDVAEELMNSDCKVIILTTFARTGYFERARKAKVSGYLLKDSPSEELANSIRIIMDGRKVYAPELIDMVFEEESPLTEREEQIIKLIADGKNTNEIASELYLTNGTVRNYVSVILDKLNVSNRIAAISRFKEKGWFK; this is encoded by the coding sequence ATGATCCGAATTGTTATTGCGGAAGATCAGCGATTATTACTTGGTGCACTTGGGTCATTACTTGATTTGGAAGAGGATATGGAAGTTGTTGGCAAGGCAAGTAACGGGGCGGAAGCGCTTGTCCTTGTGGAGCAACAGCAACCAGACATTTGTATAATGGATATTGAGATGCCGGTAAAAAGTGGACTAGATGTGGCAGAGGAATTGATGAATAGCGACTGCAAAGTTATTATTCTAACCACCTTTGCCAGAACAGGATACTTTGAACGCGCTCGAAAAGCAAAGGTTAGCGGCTATTTGTTAAAGGATAGTCCAAGTGAGGAATTAGCAAACTCAATTAGAATTATTATGGATGGGCGAAAGGTATATGCGCCAGAATTGATTGATATGGTCTTTGAGGAAGAAAGCCCGCTAACAGAGCGAGAGGAGCAAATAATTAAGCTTATAGCTGATGGAAAAAATACAAATGAAATCGCAAGTGAACTATACCTTACGAACGGTACAGTGAGGAATTATGTTTCTGTTATATTAGATAAATTAAATGTTAGCAATCGGATTGCAGCTATTTCAAGATTTAAAGAAAAAGGATGGTTTAAATAG
- a CDS encoding Na(+)/H(+) antiporter subunit C, producing the protein METLITILAGVLVTVATYLLLSKSVIRVILGTAILSHAAHLMIMTMGGVKRGEVPLLGGGEQGQYVDALPQALILTSIVIGFAVTALSLVLAYRTYQETGTDNLDELRGNKHE; encoded by the coding sequence ATGGAAACGTTAATCACCATCCTGGCAGGTGTTCTAGTAACAGTAGCTACTTATTTGCTTTTATCAAAAAGTGTAATACGTGTGATTTTAGGAACCGCAATTCTCTCACATGCTGCCCATTTAATGATTATGACAATGGGTGGAGTAAAAAGGGGAGAGGTTCCGTTACTTGGTGGGGGAGAACAGGGGCAATATGTAGATGCGCTTCCACAGGCACTTATCCTGACTTCCATTGTAATAGGATTTGCAGTAACGGCCTTATCACTTGTATTAGCCTATCGAACATATCAAGAAACTGGAACAGATAACCTAGATGAACTGAGAGGGAATAAGCATGAATAA
- a CDS encoding histidine kinase, protein MRKIKGRMDESILVCVYYGPNGERLIRRGHKLAKIMDCPLYVLTVDSLPYDEFDAEKSGYIERWKELCDELDVEEFIIRDNEKRSSVKAIAEVAHNHNITQIIVGQSPQNRWEEITKGSFVNVLLREMTFIDIHLVSIDRTIKSEEDILFEKGVRGFLRQDEGKYRLSFTRSKQNLYEGIFYKEIGTDFNNGVFKFINNTGKTCQVHITEDVVTGKMKEPPNVKAK, encoded by the coding sequence ATGAGGAAAATAAAAGGTCGCATGGATGAAAGTATTTTAGTATGCGTGTACTATGGTCCAAACGGCGAAAGATTAATCAGACGCGGTCATAAATTAGCTAAAATAATGGATTGTCCTTTGTATGTGTTAACTGTCGATTCACTGCCTTACGATGAATTCGATGCGGAAAAGTCCGGATATATCGAACGATGGAAAGAACTATGTGACGAATTAGATGTAGAAGAATTTATTATTCGTGATAATGAGAAGCGCTCTTCTGTCAAAGCAATTGCAGAGGTAGCACATAATCATAATATTACACAAATCATTGTTGGACAAAGCCCGCAAAATAGATGGGAAGAGATCACAAAGGGTTCCTTTGTGAACGTCTTATTACGTGAGATGACCTTTATCGATATTCATCTTGTTTCTATTGACCGAACAATTAAAAGTGAAGAAGATATTTTATTTGAAAAGGGAGTTCGTGGCTTTCTTAGACAAGATGAAGGCAAATACCGACTTAGCTTTACAAGATCGAAACAAAACCTCTATGAAGGTATCTTTTATAAAGAAATTGGAACAGACTTTAATAATGGTGTTTTTAAGTTCATTAACAATACAGGAAAAACCTGTCAGGTACACATTACCGAAGATGTTGTTACAGGAAAAATGAAAGAACCACCTAATGTGAAGGCAAAATAA
- a CDS encoding Na(+)/H(+) antiporter subunit B, with translation MKINNVILRTVARVVVYIILTLAVYLFLAGHNNPGGGFIGGLVLSTAFVLLFIVFDIETIQKALPFDFKKVAALGALLAVGTGFGSFLFDVSFLTQAFDYFDLPFFGEVELTTVTIFELGVALVVVGVVVTIILSISEDV, from the coding sequence TTGAAAATAAATAACGTTATACTAAGAACGGTCGCGAGGGTCGTTGTTTATATCATTTTAACGTTAGCTGTCTACTTATTTTTAGCAGGTCATAATAATCCAGGCGGAGGCTTCATAGGCGGGCTTGTTCTTTCAACTGCTTTTGTACTTTTATTTATCGTTTTTGATATTGAAACGATACAAAAGGCCCTGCCGTTTGATTTTAAAAAAGTAGCGGCACTTGGTGCGCTTTTAGCTGTTGGTACAGGGTTTGGATCATTCCTGTTTGATGTCTCATTCCTAACCCAGGCTTTTGACTATTTTGATCTTCCTTTCTTTGGGGAAGTGGAACTGACAACAGTTACTATCTTTGAACTAGGGGTAGCATTAGTCGTTGTTGGTGTCGTTGTAACGATTATTTTAAGTATTAGTGAGGATGTGTAA
- a CDS encoding sensor histidine kinase, translating into MQTWYHIFPKKTGLSLFAWIAFCLLPFYFIFKSSTQAEIIIGILMIFLFFITYRLAFIKKGWTVYVSVGIEMAISIGMTLYFGYVYFSLFLAFFIGNIQNRAGFIALYVVHLITTVVAVGVGFFIQEQLFFSQIPFIVLCIIGVILLPFEMYNKVKREKLEMQLEDANERISKLMIIEERQRIARDLHDTLGQKLSLIGLKSDLAGKLVNRDTEKAKLELYDINQTARTALKEVREIVSTMKSMKLVDELISVQQVFNAAQVEYQQEGDPKRIGLPVFVENVLSMCLKEAATNVVKHSKATCCKISFRQSPSEVTIIVEDNGIGMRDKLGSFKGHGLDGMRERLEFVNGTLQTESIQGMTLTIKVPTVIKQQ; encoded by the coding sequence ATGCAAACGTGGTATCATATTTTTCCGAAAAAAACAGGACTTAGCCTTTTTGCATGGATTGCATTTTGTCTGCTTCCTTTCTATTTTATCTTTAAATCATCAACACAGGCAGAAATTATTATTGGTATTCTGATGATTTTCTTGTTCTTCATTACTTATCGATTAGCATTTATTAAAAAAGGGTGGACTGTTTATGTTTCGGTAGGAATAGAAATGGCAATAAGCATTGGCATGACTCTTTATTTTGGATATGTCTATTTCTCCTTATTTCTAGCCTTTTTCATTGGTAATATTCAAAATAGGGCGGGATTTATAGCATTATATGTTGTCCATCTCATTACGACAGTTGTAGCAGTAGGGGTTGGATTTTTTATTCAGGAACAACTCTTTTTCTCACAAATCCCTTTCATAGTGCTTTGCATTATTGGTGTAATTTTGCTGCCGTTCGAAATGTATAATAAAGTAAAACGTGAAAAGCTAGAAATGCAATTGGAAGACGCAAATGAAAGAATCTCGAAATTAATGATTATTGAAGAACGTCAGCGGATTGCTCGGGATTTACATGATACATTAGGACAGAAGCTTTCCTTAATTGGCTTAAAGAGCGATTTGGCGGGCAAGTTAGTAAATAGAGATACGGAAAAGGCAAAATTGGAACTATATGACATTAATCAAACGGCCAGAACAGCTTTAAAAGAAGTTCGCGAAATTGTATCGACAATGAAAAGCATGAAATTAGTCGATGAGCTGATTAGTGTGCAGCAGGTCTTCAATGCGGCACAAGTGGAATATCAGCAGGAAGGGGACCCAAAGCGTATTGGACTTCCAGTATTCGTTGAAAATGTGCTGAGCATGTGTTTAAAGGAAGCAGCTACAAACGTTGTTAAACACAGCAAGGCTACATGCTGCAAAATATCCTTTCGGCAGTCACCAAGTGAAGTGACCATTATCGTCGAGGATAATGGTATTGGCATGCGTGATAAATTAGGTTCGTTTAAAGGACATGGACTTGATGGAATGAGAGAAAGATTGGAATTTGTTAATGGGACGTTACAAACGGAATCAATCCAAGGAATGACCCTCACAATTAAAGTTCCAACTGTTATTAAGCAACAATAG